In the Heterodontus francisci isolate sHetFra1 chromosome 6, sHetFra1.hap1, whole genome shotgun sequence genome, one interval contains:
- the LOC137371047 gene encoding LOW QUALITY PROTEIN: NADH-ubiquinone oxidoreductase chain 5-like (The sequence of the model RefSeq protein was modified relative to this genomic sequence to represent the inferred CDS: inserted 2 bases in 1 codon; deleted 1 base in 1 codon), translating to MSVSACFCVSACFYVSMYFYVCLCVSMCLRVCMCLCVFLCVCVFLCVCVCVFLCVCMFLCVCVCMFLCLCVFLCLCVCMFLSMCLRVCVSVSMCFCVSVCFCVCVCFYVSVCFYLSVSVCFYVSACVCVFLCVCVFLCLCVFLCVCVFLCVCVFLCLCVFLCVCVFLSVCVCVFLCLIVFLCVCVFLCLCVFLCVCVFLCLCVFLCVCVFLCVCVCVFLRVCVCVFLCVCVFLCVCVCVFLCVCVCMFLCVCLFLCVCVCVFLCVCMFLCVCLFLCACVCVFLCVCVFLCVCVFLCVCVFLCVCVCVSVCLCLFVSMCLYVSICLSLHVSMCLCVSVCLCLCVSMCLCVSMCLCLCVSMCLRVSMCLTLRVSICLSLRVSVCLCIFMCVCVFLCVCVFLCVCVCVFLCVCMFLCVCVCMFLCLCVFLCLCVCMFLCVCVFLCVCVCVFLCVCVFVCLSLCVSVSLCDSVSLCVCVFLSVGVCVFLCLCVFLCICVCMFLRVCVCVFLCVCMFLCVCVFLCVCVSLCLCLYXFLCVCLFLCVCVFLCLCVCLCVSMCLCVSICRCLCVSICRCLCVSMSLRVSVCFCVSVCFCVFLCVCVFLCLCVFLCVCVCVFLSVCVCVFLCLIVFLCVCVFLCLCVFLCVCVFLCLCVFLCVCVFLCVCVCVFLRVLCLCVSVCLCVSVCVCVFLCVCVFLCICVCMFLRVCVCVFLCVCMFLCVFCMFLCVCVFLCACVCVFLCVCVFLCACVCVFLCVCVFLCD from the exons ATGTCTGTCTCTGCATGTTTCTGTGTGTCTGCGTGTTTCTATGTGTCTATGTATttttatgtgtgtctgtgtgtttctatgtgtctgcGTGTTTGTATGTGTCTTTGCGTGTTTCTATGTGTCTgcgtgtttctatgtgtctgtgtcTGCGTTTTTCTATGTGTATGCatgtttctatgtgtctgtgtcTGCATGTTTCTATGTCTCTGCGTGTTTCTATGTCTCTGTGTCTGCATGTTTC TTTCTATGTGTctgcgtgtttgtgtgtctgtctctatgtgtttctgtgtctctgtgtgtttctgtgtgtgtgtctgtttctatgtgtctgtgtgtttctatctgtcggtgtctgtgtgtttctatgtctctgcgtgtgtctgtgtgtttctatgtgtctgtgtgtttctatgtctctgtgtgtttctatgtg tctgtgtgtttctatgtgtctgtgtgtttctatgtctctgtgtgtttctatgtgtctgtgtgtttctatctgtctgtgtctgtgtgtttctatgtctcattgtgtttctgtgtgtctgtgtgtttctatgtctctgcgtgtttctgtgtgtctgtgtgtttctatgtctctgcgtgtttctatgtgtctgtgtgtttctgtgtgtctgtgtctgtgtgtttctgcgtgtc tgtgtctgtgtgtttctgtgtgtctgtgtgtttctgtgtgtctgtgtctgtgtgtttctatgtgtctgtgtctgcatgtttctatgtgtgtgtctgtttctgtgtgtctgtgtctgtgtgtttctatgtgtctgcatgtttctatgtgtctgtctgtttctgtgtgcctgtgtctgtgtgtttctatgtgtctgcgtgtttctatgtgtctgcgtgtttctatgtgtctgtgtgtttctttgtgtctgtgtctgtgtttctgtgtgcctgtgtctgtttgTTTCTATGTGTCTGTATGTTTCTATATGTCTGAGTCTGCatgtttctatgtgtctgtgtgtttctgtgtgcctgtgtctgtgtgtttctatgtgtctgtgtgtttctatgtgcctgtgtctgtgtgtttctatgtgtctgcGTGTTTCTATGTGTCTGACTCTGCGTGTTTCTATATGTCTGTctctgcgtgtttctgtgtgtctatgtatttttatgtgtgtctgtgtgtttctatgtgtctgcgtgtttctatgtgtctgtgtcTGCGTGTTTCTATGTGTATGCatgtttctatgtgtctgtgtcTGCATGTTTCTATGTCTCTGCGTGTTTCTATGTCTCTGTGTCTGCATGTTTCTATGTGTCTgcgtgtttctatgtgtctgtgtcTGCGTGTTTCTATGCGTctgcgtgtttgtgtgtctgtctctatgtgtttctgtgtctctgtgtgattctgtgtctctgtgtgtctgtgtgtttctatctgtcggtgtctgtgtgtttctatgtctCTGCGTGTTTCTATGTATCTGTGTCTGCATGTTTCtgcgtgtctgtgtctgtgtgtttctatgtgtctgtatgtttctgtgtgtctgtgtgtttctatgtgtctgtgtttctttgtgtctgtgtctgta gtttctatgtgtctgtctgtttctatgtgtctgtgtgtttctatgtctctgcgtgtgtctgtgtgtttctatgtgtctgtgtgtttctatctgtcggtgtctgtgtgtttctatctgtcggtgtctgtgtgtttctatgtctctgcgtgtgtctgtgtgtttctgtgtgtctgtgtgtttctgtgtgtttctatgtgtctgtgtgtttctatgtctctgtgtgtttctatgtgtctgtgtctgtgtgtttctatctgtctgtgtctgtgtgtttctatgtctcattgtgtttctgtgtgtctgtgtgtttctatgtctctgcgtgtttctgtgtgtctgtgtgtttctatgtctctgcgtgtttctatgtgtctgtgtgtttctgtgtgtctgtgtctgtgtgtttctgcgtgtcttgtgtctgtgtgtttctgtgtgtctgtgtgtttctgtgt gtgtctgtgtgtttctatgtgtctgcGTGTTTCTATGTATCTGTGTCTGCATGTTTCtgcgtgtctgtgtctgtgtgtttctatgtgtctgtatgtttctgtgtgtct TCTGCatgtttctatgtgtctgtgtgtttctgtgtgcctgtgtctgtgtgtttctatgtgtctgtgtgtttctatgtgcctgtgtctgtgtgtttctatgtgtctgcGTGTTTCTATGTGACTGA